A single genomic interval of Saccharospirillum mangrovi harbors:
- the xdhB gene encoding xanthine dehydrogenase molybdopterin binding subunit has product MRKLTDALLKPGQTPGQAGQPVEHDSARRQVAGTARYIDDLPEPAGLLHAAVGQADVAAGILKSLQLDAVRNAPGVQRVITVADVPGHTDIGAVFGGDPVLAEERILFHGQPLFAVAADRFEQARLAVKSAVWEIEPSDAILSVEQARAQNADVGKPVHFRNGDADSAMNTAPHQLSGRIQIGGQEHFYLEGQVSLVIPEEDGGMLVYCSSQHPSEVQKLVAEVLGISFNKVTVDVRRMGGAFGGKESQAAQWACIAALLAHHTGRPVKLRLPRSVDMTATGKRHPFDNRWHLGFDDAGVIQAAKIEINGFCGYSPDLSNAIVDRAMFHADNGYFLGASAIDGYRCFTNTVSHTAFRGFGGPQGMMTIEAAMDDIARHRGEDPLTIRKRNLYGRGERDVTPYQMTVEDNILPELIERLESTSEYWTRRAAIAEFNQRSPIIKKGLALTPVKFGISFTAKHLNQAGALVHVYTDGSIHLNHGGTEMGQGLYTKVAQIVASEFGVALDTVQVSATRTDKVPNTSPTAASSGTDLNGKAAQNAARAIKQRLTEFASDHYGVRPDQVQFADGQVKIGSEQFSFAELVQTAYLNRISLSANGFYRTPKLEWDAQNGRGRPFFYFAYGASCSEVSIDTLTGEYSVDRVDVLHDVGDSINPALDLGQIEGGFIQGMGWLTSEELKWDAAGRLLTNSPANYKIPAIGDTPPIFNVALYPQPNREDTVFKSKAVGEPPLMLPISVWCALRDAIASVADYQISPALDTPATPERVLMAVEALKEHTKVSA; this is encoded by the coding sequence ATGCGTAAACTCACCGACGCCCTGCTCAAACCCGGCCAGACCCCCGGCCAGGCCGGCCAGCCGGTCGAACACGACAGCGCCCGTCGCCAAGTCGCAGGAACGGCACGCTATATCGACGACCTGCCGGAACCGGCCGGTTTGCTGCACGCGGCTGTCGGCCAGGCTGATGTCGCCGCTGGCATTTTGAAATCATTGCAACTGGATGCCGTGCGTAACGCGCCCGGCGTGCAGCGCGTCATCACCGTCGCCGACGTGCCCGGCCACACCGACATCGGCGCGGTGTTTGGTGGCGATCCTGTGTTGGCCGAAGAGCGCATTCTGTTCCACGGCCAGCCGTTGTTTGCCGTCGCCGCCGACCGCTTCGAACAGGCGCGACTGGCCGTTAAAAGTGCGGTTTGGGAGATCGAACCCAGCGACGCCATTCTCAGCGTCGAGCAGGCGCGCGCCCAAAACGCCGACGTCGGCAAGCCGGTGCATTTCCGCAATGGCGACGCCGACAGCGCCATGAACACCGCGCCGCATCAACTGAGCGGTCGCATTCAGATTGGCGGACAGGAACATTTTTATCTGGAAGGCCAGGTCAGTCTGGTGATTCCCGAAGAAGACGGCGGCATGCTGGTGTATTGCTCCAGCCAGCATCCGTCGGAAGTGCAGAAACTGGTTGCCGAAGTGCTGGGCATTTCGTTCAACAAAGTCACCGTCGATGTGCGCCGTATGGGCGGCGCCTTTGGCGGCAAGGAAAGCCAGGCGGCGCAGTGGGCCTGCATTGCGGCGCTGCTGGCGCACCACACCGGCCGGCCGGTAAAACTGCGCTTGCCGCGCAGCGTCGACATGACCGCCACCGGCAAACGCCACCCGTTCGACAACCGCTGGCACCTGGGTTTCGACGACGCCGGTGTGATTCAGGCCGCCAAGATTGAGATCAACGGTTTCTGCGGTTATTCGCCGGATTTGTCCAACGCCATTGTCGACCGCGCCATGTTTCACGCCGACAACGGCTATTTCCTCGGCGCTTCAGCCATCGACGGTTACCGCTGTTTCACCAACACCGTGTCGCACACTGCCTTTCGCGGCTTCGGCGGCCCGCAAGGCATGATGACGATTGAGGCGGCGATGGACGACATCGCCCGGCATCGCGGTGAAGACCCGCTGACGATCCGCAAACGCAACCTCTACGGCCGCGGCGAGCGCGATGTCACGCCGTACCAGATGACGGTTGAAGACAACATCCTGCCCGAGTTGATCGAGCGGCTGGAAAGCACCAGCGAATACTGGACGCGCCGCGCCGCCATCGCCGAGTTCAACCAACGCAGCCCCATCATCAAAAAAGGCCTGGCGCTGACGCCGGTGAAATTCGGCATTTCCTTTACCGCCAAGCACCTGAACCAGGCCGGTGCGCTGGTGCACGTCTACACCGACGGTTCGATTCATCTGAACCACGGCGGCACCGAAATGGGCCAGGGTTTGTACACCAAGGTGGCGCAGATTGTCGCCAGCGAATTCGGCGTCGCGCTGGACACGGTTCAGGTCTCCGCCACCCGCACCGACAAGGTGCCGAACACCTCGCCGACGGCGGCTTCCAGCGGCACCGATCTGAACGGCAAGGCGGCACAAAACGCGGCGCGGGCGATTAAACAACGGCTCACCGAATTCGCCAGCGACCACTACGGCGTGCGCCCGGATCAGGTTCAGTTTGCTGATGGGCAAGTGAAAATTGGCAGCGAGCAATTCAGCTTCGCCGAACTGGTGCAAACCGCTTATTTGAATCGCATTTCACTGTCGGCCAACGGCTTCTATCGCACGCCGAAACTGGAGTGGGACGCGCAAAACGGTCGTGGCCGGCCGTTCTTTTATTTCGCCTACGGCGCGTCCTGTTCGGAAGTCAGCATCGATACCTTGACCGGCGAATACTCGGTTGATCGCGTCGATGTGTTGCACGACGTCGGCGACAGCATCAACCCGGCGCTCGACCTTGGCCAGATCGAAGGCGGCTTTATTCAGGGCATGGGCTGGCTGACCAGCGAAGAACTGAAATGGGACGCGGCCGGCCGTCTGCTGACCAACAGCCCGGCCAACTACAAGATTCCCGCCATCGGCGATACGCCGCCGATTTTCAACGTCGCGCTCTACCCGCAACCGAACCGCGAAGACACGGTGTTCAAATCGAAAGCCGTCGGCGAACCGCCGTTGATGCTGCCGATCAGCGTCTGGTGTGCATTGCGCGACGCCATCGCCAGCGTCGCCGATTACCAAATCAGCCCGGCGCTCGACACGCCCGCCACGCCCGAACGCGTGCTGATGGCCGTCGAAGCACTGAAAGAACACACCAAGGTGAGCGCATGA
- a CDS encoding DUF6942 family protein — MPSNPAQRPHPTAIGLGDANAILSVYAPHRPPQAPYDGLDQMHPFAAGELAQLVTATGNHWRKIFNLYAKLLHRLSPREPSWQDCREQRLLQAGSGTALLFSPPHSTPSESWRLVMGKAYAESCGLHLLADLQPLNGFDWSPSQRLILTPYFDYRALSNARLDNLYRLIDSQGGCQFPL, encoded by the coding sequence ATGCCATCCAACCCCGCACAGCGACCACACCCAACCGCCATCGGCCTGGGCGATGCCAACGCCATCTTGAGCGTCTACGCACCACACCGGCCGCCGCAGGCGCCATACGACGGCCTCGACCAAATGCATCCGTTTGCCGCTGGCGAACTGGCGCAGTTGGTCACCGCCACCGGCAACCATTGGCGCAAGATTTTCAACCTCTACGCCAAGCTGCTGCATCGGCTGTCGCCGCGTGAACCGAGCTGGCAGGACTGCCGCGAACAGCGCTTATTGCAGGCCGGTTCCGGCACGGCGCTGTTGTTTTCGCCTCCCCATTCAACGCCATCCGAAAGTTGGCGTTTGGTGATGGGCAAGGCCTACGCCGAATCGTGCGGTCTGCACTTACTGGCCGATCTGCAACCGCTCAACGGCTTTGACTGGTCGCCGTCCCAGCGGCTGATTTTGACGCCCTACTTCGACTACCGCGCCCTCTCCAACGCCCGTCTGGACAACCTGTACCGATTGATTGACAGCCAGGGCGGCTGCCAATTTCCGCTCTAA
- a CDS encoding MarR family winged helix-turn-helix transcriptional regulator, with product MKPQPQDSQRFQVAVRRYGMLIKPVMAARFEQETGHPFTDFPLLASIAQGVRSPSDISKRIQVSNSRVSHLIERGLNQGLIERELDPTDSRRFLLSLTDKGETLVQHVSSALHDLVERSGLSQDELLAATSALEKLATALTEEL from the coding sequence ATGAAACCCCAACCCCAGGACAGCCAACGCTTCCAAGTGGCCGTGCGCCGCTACGGCATGCTGATCAAGCCGGTCATGGCCGCCCGTTTCGAGCAGGAAACCGGACATCCGTTCACCGATTTCCCATTGCTGGCGTCCATCGCGCAGGGCGTCCGTTCGCCCAGCGACATCAGCAAACGCATTCAGGTGTCCAATTCACGCGTGTCGCACCTGATCGAGCGCGGACTCAACCAGGGCCTGATCGAACGCGAACTCGACCCGACCGACAGCCGCCGCTTTTTGCTGTCGCTGACCGACAAAGGCGAAACGCTGGTGCAGCACGTGTCATCGGCGCTGCACGATCTGGTCGAGCGTTCGGGGTTAAGCCAAGACGAACTGCTGGCCGCCACCTCCGCTTTGGAGAAGCTGGCGACCGCGCTAACCGAGGAGTTGTAA
- the puuE gene encoding allantoinase PuuE, with product MSSSQSNPPANYPRDLVGYGANPPKAQWPNGARLAVQFVINYEEGGENCQLHGDAESERFLSEIVGAEAYPERHLSMESIYEYGSRAGFWRLHRLFTERQLPVTVFGVAMAMERHPNAVEAMLKADWEIASHGYRWIHYQNVPETVEREHMERAIDIHQRMTGKHPAGWYTGRTSPNTLKLFAQRPEFLYCSDSYADDLPYYDLNYQRPILMVPYTLDSNDMRFATPQGFNTGEQFFTYLKDAFDVLYDEGSVAPRLLNVGLHCRLAGRPGRFAGLKRFVDYVQSHSDVWVTTREAIALHWQATHPL from the coding sequence ATGTCGTCATCGCAATCGAACCCGCCGGCCAATTATCCGCGTGATCTGGTCGGCTACGGGGCCAACCCGCCCAAGGCGCAGTGGCCGAATGGCGCCCGCCTGGCGGTGCAGTTTGTCATCAATTACGAAGAAGGCGGCGAGAACTGCCAACTGCATGGCGATGCCGAATCGGAACGTTTTCTGTCGGAAATCGTCGGTGCCGAGGCGTACCCGGAACGCCATCTGAGTATGGAAAGCATCTACGAATACGGCAGCCGCGCCGGCTTTTGGCGGCTGCATCGCCTGTTCACCGAACGGCAATTGCCGGTCACCGTTTTTGGCGTCGCCATGGCGATGGAACGACACCCGAACGCCGTTGAAGCGATGTTAAAAGCCGACTGGGAAATTGCCTCGCACGGTTATCGCTGGATTCATTATCAGAACGTCCCGGAAACGGTTGAGCGCGAACACATGGAACGCGCCATCGACATTCACCAGCGCATGACCGGCAAACACCCGGCCGGCTGGTACACCGGTCGCACCAGCCCGAACACGTTAAAACTGTTCGCGCAGCGGCCGGAATTTTTGTATTGCTCAGACAGCTACGCCGACGATTTGCCTTATTACGATCTGAATTATCAACGCCCGATTCTGATGGTGCCCTACACCCTCGACAGCAACGACATGCGGTTTGCCACGCCGCAAGGCTTTAATACCGGCGAGCAATTTTTCACCTATTTGAAAGACGCCTTTGATGTGCTGTACGACGAAGGATCGGTCGCGCCGCGGCTATTAAACGTCGGCTTACATTGCCGGCTGGCGGGCCGTCCGGGCCGCTTTGCCGGGCTGAAACGTTTTGTCGATTATGTGCAGTCGCACTCAGACGTTTGGGTCACCACGCGCGAAGCTATCGCGCTGCATTGGCAGGCGACGCATCCGCTGTAA
- the xdhA gene encoding xanthine dehydrogenase small subunit — MTTFLLNRTRIDLPTTDPDQTLLEYLRLDAHLTGTKEGCASGDCGACTVVVGERTEAGLRYRAINSCITFVHSLNGKQVLTVEHLADSGQLHPVQEAMVKHHGSQCGFCTPGFIMSLFALYHCDVAPDRDAVLNALSGNLCRCTGYRPIIDAALDLLQQRHGDRFSLAAADIEAELKALPAAPNDDGIGFWQPHNRAELGAIIKAQPDARFSAGSTDLALEKTQLVRPLPALIDLTQVAELQLLTVDPNWINIGAAVTYADLAPALLADYPEAREWLERLGSTPIRNRGTLGGNLGNASPIGDTPPLLIALGAEVTLASQTGERRLPVTELITGYRQTVLHTGEWIDTVHIPRRRPNAFVRAYKISKRFEDDISTVCACFYLERDGDQISALRAGFGGLAATPLALKNWTDALLGQSWSNLDVEATAANLAARLHPIDDVRASAQYRVTVTANLWRRFVLESKGGAEPLRVANPGVFHHA, encoded by the coding sequence ATGACCACCTTCTTATTGAACCGGACGCGCATCGACCTGCCGACCACCGACCCGGACCAGACCCTACTCGAATACCTGCGTCTGGACGCCCACCTGACCGGCACCAAAGAAGGCTGCGCCTCGGGCGATTGCGGTGCCTGCACCGTGGTTGTCGGCGAACGCACCGAAGCGGGGCTGCGCTATCGCGCCATCAACAGTTGCATCACTTTCGTACACAGTCTGAATGGCAAGCAGGTACTCACCGTCGAACATCTGGCCGACAGCGGCCAGTTGCATCCGGTGCAGGAGGCGATGGTGAAACACCACGGCTCGCAATGCGGTTTCTGCACGCCGGGCTTCATCATGAGTCTGTTCGCGCTCTATCACTGCGATGTCGCGCCCGACCGCGACGCTGTGTTGAACGCCCTGTCCGGCAACCTGTGCCGCTGCACCGGCTACCGGCCGATCATCGACGCGGCGCTGGACTTGTTGCAGCAACGCCACGGCGACCGCTTCAGCCTGGCCGCCGCCGACATCGAAGCCGAACTCAAGGCACTGCCAGCGGCGCCGAACGACGACGGCATCGGTTTCTGGCAACCGCACAACCGGGCCGAACTGGGCGCAATCATCAAAGCGCAACCGGACGCCCGTTTCAGTGCCGGCAGCACCGACCTGGCGCTGGAGAAAACCCAACTGGTGAGACCGCTGCCGGCGTTGATCGACCTGACTCAGGTTGCCGAACTGCAACTGCTGACTGTCGATCCCAACTGGATCAACATCGGCGCGGCCGTTACCTACGCCGATCTGGCACCGGCACTGCTGGCCGATTACCCCGAAGCGCGCGAGTGGCTGGAACGCCTCGGTTCCACGCCGATTCGTAACCGCGGCACGCTGGGCGGCAATCTCGGCAATGCTTCGCCGATTGGTGATACACCGCCGCTGCTGATCGCGCTCGGCGCTGAAGTCACGCTGGCGAGCCAGACCGGCGAACGCCGCCTGCCGGTCACCGAACTGATCACCGGCTATCGCCAGACCGTGCTGCACACTGGCGAGTGGATTGACACCGTTCATATTCCACGCCGCCGCCCGAATGCCTTCGTCCGCGCCTACAAGATTTCCAAACGCTTCGAGGATGACATTTCCACCGTCTGCGCCTGTTTCTATTTAGAACGCGATGGCGACCAAATCAGCGCGCTGCGTGCCGGTTTCGGCGGCTTGGCGGCAACGCCGCTGGCGTTAAAAAACTGGACCGACGCGCTGCTTGGTCAGTCCTGGTCTAACCTGGATGTCGAAGCGACCGCCGCCAATCTGGCTGCGCGCCTGCACCCCATCGACGACGTGCGCGCCAGCGCTCAATACCGCGTCACCGTCACCGCCAATCTGTGGCGGCGGTTTGTGCTCGAATCGAAAGGCGGCGCCGAGCCGCTGCGCGTCGCCAACCCGGGAGTCTTCCACCATGCGTAA
- the uraH gene encoding hydroxyisourate hydrolase, with protein MSHSLSTHVLDTTLGQPARGMKLTLCDAEGTVIAAGVTNDDGRFGDWPDGGFADGIYRLTFHTGDYLNATHGQAFYPEATVCFQLSGADAHYHVPLLVSPFGYSTYRGS; from the coding sequence ATGAGTCACAGCCTGTCCACTCACGTGCTGGACACCACGCTCGGCCAGCCGGCACGCGGCATGAAACTGACGCTGTGCGACGCCGAAGGCACCGTTATCGCCGCAGGCGTCACCAACGATGACGGTCGCTTTGGCGACTGGCCCGACGGCGGTTTTGCCGACGGCATTTATCGGCTCACCTTTCACACCGGCGATTACCTGAACGCCACCCACGGCCAGGCGTTTTATCCCGAGGCCACCGTCTGCTTTCAACTGAGCGGCGCGGACGCGCACTATCACGTGCCGTTGCTGGTCAGTCCCTTTGGCTATTCCACCTATCGAGGCAGTTAA
- the uraD gene encoding 2-oxo-4-hydroxy-4-carboxy-5-ureidoimidazoline decarboxylase, whose product MTLDELNALPADQMAAFLRTTCTAERWIERMVAARPFKHRTDLLDSARIHWAGTNADDWREAFEGHPMIGDINSLRAKYHASKDLSNAEQSGAIGASEATLQALADGNKAYLKRHGFIFIVFASGKTAEQMLELLNARINNSTDQELKLAAAQQLKITLKRLDEAVLDNEPAT is encoded by the coding sequence ATGACCTTGGACGAACTCAACGCCCTGCCGGCCGATCAGATGGCGGCGTTTTTGCGCACCACCTGCACCGCCGAACGCTGGATCGAACGGATGGTTGCCGCACGCCCGTTCAAACACCGCACTGACTTGCTCGACAGCGCCCGCATCCACTGGGCCGGCACCAACGCCGATGACTGGCGCGAGGCATTCGAAGGCCACCCGATGATCGGCGACATCAACAGCCTGCGCGCCAAATATCACGCCAGCAAAGACCTTTCCAACGCCGAGCAGTCCGGCGCTATCGGTGCGTCCGAAGCCACCTTGCAAGCGCTCGCAGACGGCAACAAGGCCTACCTGAAACGCCACGGCTTTATTTTTATCGTCTTCGCCAGCGGCAAAACCGCCGAACAAATGCTCGAGTTGCTCAACGCCCGCATTAACAACAGCACCGACCAGGAACTGAAACTGGCGGCGGCGCAGCAACTGAAAATCACCTTGAAGCGGTTGGACGAGGCGGTACTGGACAACGAACCGGCAACCTGA
- the xdhC gene encoding xanthine dehydrogenase accessory protein XdhC, with translation MKRHWRWFEALNELQQNGEPLVLITVLATAGSTPRDAATKMVVTAGEQWDTIGGGNLEFQAIARARELLAGGSARTEVEQIELGASRGQCCGGAAQLLFEVLVSSRQPLAIFGAGHVAQRLLPILAPLDLQLSWIDSRPDWLADAPAGVTTDCLANPVDAIADLPEHSWVLILTHNHQLDFELVQAALKRPDIGYLGVIGSATKAKRFRQRLAHRGWSQADIERMLCPVGVLDIPGKRPAEVAVSIAAQLIQRLHANTAQPAKKATGLNWPQSRSLNQEPSE, from the coding sequence ATGAAACGGCATTGGCGCTGGTTCGAAGCCCTTAACGAGTTGCAGCAAAACGGCGAGCCGCTGGTGTTGATCACCGTGCTCGCCACCGCCGGTTCCACGCCGCGCGACGCCGCCACCAAGATGGTGGTTACCGCCGGCGAACAATGGGACACCATCGGCGGCGGCAATCTCGAATTCCAGGCGATTGCCCGCGCCCGCGAACTGCTGGCCGGCGGAAGCGCGCGCACCGAAGTCGAGCAGATCGAACTCGGTGCCAGTCGCGGCCAATGTTGTGGCGGCGCCGCGCAATTGCTGTTTGAAGTGCTGGTCAGCAGCCGCCAACCGTTGGCGATATTCGGCGCCGGCCATGTGGCCCAGCGCTTGCTACCGATTCTGGCGCCGCTGGATTTGCAACTGAGCTGGATCGATTCCCGGCCCGACTGGCTGGCCGACGCCCCGGCCGGTGTCACCACCGACTGCCTCGCCAACCCGGTCGACGCCATCGCCGATCTGCCCGAGCACAGTTGGGTGTTGATTCTGACGCACAACCATCAGCTCGATTTCGAACTGGTGCAGGCAGCGCTGAAACGGCCGGATATCGGTTACCTCGGCGTTATCGGTTCGGCCACCAAAGCGAAACGTTTCCGCCAGCGCCTGGCGCATCGCGGTTGGTCGCAGGCCGACATCGAACGGATGCTGTGCCCGGTCGGCGTGCTCGACATTCCCGGCAAACGACCGGCGGAAGTGGCGGTGTCGATTGCCGCTCAGTTGATTCAACGGTTGCACGCCAACACCGCGCAACCGGCGAAAAAAGCCACCGGCCTGAACTGGCCGCAAAGCCGGTCACTGAACCAGGAACCCAGTGAATGA
- a CDS encoding urate hydroxylase PuuD produces the protein MDVFFAEWVSLFLRWFHVIAGVAWIGASFYFIWLDNHLTEPPQWKKDAGIGGDLWAIHGGGFYEVAKYKVGPKQMPEHLHWFKWEAYTTWITGMLLLTWVYYFGAQAYLIDPNVLPLSTGRAVLYGLGFLLAGWLIYDALCRTRLVESRWFGVLIFAIGCGFAWLLTHTFSGRGAFIHMGALIGTIMVANVFFKIIPGQRKMVAAVAAGELPDPKPGLTGKQRSVHNNYFTLPVIFLMISNHYPMTYQGDDSWLILMAIIAISVCVRHYFNLAHRGQRQPAYLVAAALAFVLMAAILSWPKATASANTASSAHSEATPVMSDADALALVQTRCASCHSAAPTDSMFPTAPLGVMLDDLAQIERWSGRITQRAVVTRDMPFLNRTQMTDAERQALGDWLKQRF, from the coding sequence ATGGACGTCTTTTTCGCCGAATGGGTCAGCCTGTTTTTGCGCTGGTTTCATGTCATCGCCGGCGTCGCCTGGATCGGCGCGTCGTTTTATTTTATCTGGCTGGATAACCACCTGACCGAGCCGCCACAGTGGAAAAAAGACGCCGGTATCGGCGGTGATTTGTGGGCCATTCACGGCGGCGGGTTTTACGAAGTCGCCAAATACAAAGTCGGCCCGAAACAGATGCCGGAACATTTGCACTGGTTCAAATGGGAGGCCTACACCACCTGGATCACCGGCATGCTGTTGCTGACCTGGGTGTATTACTTCGGCGCACAAGCCTATTTGATTGACCCCAACGTGCTGCCACTGAGCACCGGCCGCGCCGTGCTGTACGGCCTCGGTTTTCTGCTCGCCGGCTGGCTGATTTACGACGCCTTGTGCCGCACCCGGCTGGTCGAAAGCCGCTGGTTCGGCGTGCTGATTTTCGCCATCGGTTGCGGCTTCGCCTGGCTGCTGACGCACACCTTTTCCGGACGCGGCGCTTTTATTCACATGGGCGCGCTGATCGGCACCATCATGGTCGCCAACGTTTTCTTCAAGATCATTCCCGGCCAGCGCAAGATGGTCGCCGCTGTCGCCGCCGGTGAACTGCCGGACCCGAAACCGGGCCTCACCGGCAAACAACGCAGCGTGCACAACAACTATTTCACGTTGCCGGTCATCTTTTTGATGATCAGTAACCACTACCCGATGACCTATCAAGGCGACGACAGCTGGCTGATTCTGATGGCCATCATCGCCATCAGTGTGTGCGTGCGGCATTACTTCAATCTGGCGCATCGCGGCCAACGCCAGCCGGCCTATCTGGTCGCCGCGGCGCTGGCCTTTGTGTTGATGGCGGCGATTCTGAGCTGGCCGAAAGCCACCGCATCGGCCAATACCGCCAGCAGCGCACACAGCGAAGCAACGCCAGTGATGTCCGACGCCGACGCTTTGGCCTTGGTCCAAACCCGCTGCGCCAGTTGCCATTCCGCCGCGCCGACCGATTCGATGTTTCCCACAGCGCCGCTGGGCGTCATGCTCGACGACCTGGCGCAGATTGAGCGGTGGTCCGGCCGCATTACCCAGCGCGCGGTCGTCACTCGTGACATGCCGTTTTTGAACCGCACCCAGATGACCGACGCCGAACGCCAGGCGTTGGGCGACTGGTTAAAACAGCGTTTTTGA
- a CDS encoding MDR family MFS transporter — translation MPKTEFTKAERNATLIGAMLALFLAALNQTIVATATPDIVRELAFPTSWITWIATAYLVTSTATLPIWGKLSDLYGRRNSITAGIVLFCLAGVFCALAQSPLELVLARALQGVGGAAIMTNAMAVIGDLFTPEERPRYQGLFGAVFGVSSVIGPAIGGILTDLAGWHWIFLVNLPVAAVALTFVLTRMPTLRHTGPRRVDYLGASLLLLAVIPLLLALALAPTSYAWSAPQTLGMFALSGLSTLAFGWHQWHSPEPIIELRLFLGARYGLSALASFLIGAAFFGILVFLPLYMVNALGTSATASGASLIPLMMGIVFGNIASGQLVSRVGAYKPILIPSLLLLMAGVIWMALSLSPDQSQLAVTTRIVLLGIGLGPSMPLFTQMMINSAPADKIGMASSAANFTRQLGSTLGVAVMGTLFAVVMHTQLSSHILPAIPDVLADYPAVIELSAADNPQPHLDLAELKTAIDARYAALDPALTLNDEAQHQQALAAADQLEHQLRGAWSTSMSIILWTQAGVILLGLIVTGFIPEMRLQPRRATASA, via the coding sequence ATGCCGAAGACTGAATTCACTAAGGCCGAACGCAACGCCACCCTGATCGGCGCCATGCTGGCGCTGTTCCTCGCGGCCTTGAACCAAACCATTGTCGCCACCGCCACGCCCGACATCGTGCGCGAGCTGGCGTTCCCGACCAGTTGGATCACCTGGATCGCCACTGCCTATCTGGTGACCAGCACCGCCACGCTGCCCATCTGGGGCAAGCTGTCCGACCTGTACGGCCGCCGCAACAGCATCACCGCTGGCATCGTGCTGTTCTGCCTGGCTGGCGTGTTCTGCGCGCTGGCGCAATCGCCACTGGAACTGGTGCTGGCGCGCGCGCTGCAAGGCGTCGGCGGTGCCGCCATCATGACCAACGCCATGGCGGTGATTGGCGATCTGTTCACGCCGGAAGAACGGCCACGTTATCAGGGCCTGTTCGGCGCGGTCTTTGGCGTCAGCTCGGTGATTGGCCCGGCCATCGGCGGCATTCTGACCGACCTGGCCGGCTGGCACTGGATCTTCCTGGTCAACCTGCCGGTGGCCGCCGTCGCCCTAACCTTCGTGCTGACGCGCATGCCGACGCTGCGCCACACCGGCCCACGCCGGGTCGATTATCTGGGTGCGTCGCTGCTGCTGTTGGCGGTTATTCCATTGCTGCTGGCGCTGGCCCTGGCGCCGACAAGCTACGCCTGGAGCGCGCCGCAAACGCTGGGCATGTTTGCGCTGTCGGGTTTATCAACCCTGGCGTTTGGCTGGCACCAATGGCACTCGCCGGAACCGATCATCGAATTGCGTTTGTTTCTGGGCGCGCGCTATGGCCTGTCTGCGCTGGCGAGCTTTTTAATCGGCGCGGCCTTCTTCGGCATCCTGGTGTTTTTGCCGCTCTATATGGTGAACGCTCTGGGCACCAGCGCGACCGCCTCGGGCGCCAGCCTGATTCCGCTGATGATGGGCATCGTTTTCGGCAACATCGCCAGCGGCCAGTTGGTCTCGCGCGTCGGCGCCTACAAGCCGATTCTGATCCCCAGCCTGCTGTTGCTGATGGCCGGCGTGATCTGGATGGCGCTGTCGCTGAGCCCGGACCAGAGCCAGTTGGCGGTCACTACCCGCATCGTGCTGTTGGGTATTGGCCTGGGGCCGTCCATGCCGCTGTTCACCCAGATGATGATCAACTCCGCCCCGGCCGATAAGATCGGCATGGCGTCCAGCGCCGCCAACTTCACCCGCCAGTTGGGCTCAACCCTGGGCGTGGCGGTGATGGGCACGCTGTTCGCGGTGGTGATGCACACTCAGTTGTCGAGCCACATTCTGCCAGCCATCCCGGACGTACTGGCCGATTACCCGGCGGTGATCGAGCTGAGCGCGGCCGACAACCCGCAACCGCATCTCGATCTGGCTGAACTGAAAACCGCCATCGACGCCCGCTATGCAGCGTTGGACCCGGCGCTGACGCTGAACGACGAGGCACAGCACCAACAGGCCCTGGCCGCCGCCGACCAACTGGAACATCAGCTGCGCGGCGCCTGGTCCACCAGCATGAGCATCATTCTGTGGACTCAGGCCGGCGTCATACTGCTGGGTTTGATCGTTACCGGCTTTATTCCGGAAATGCGGCTGCAACCCCGACGCGCCACTGCTTCGGCCTAG